Within Candidatus Bathyarchaeota archaeon, the genomic segment GAAGAGATGGTCGATATTGTCAAAGAGAAAGGATCTAAGGTTGCTGCAAAAGAGATAGATGTCGTTACTACAGGTACTTTTGGAGCAATGTGTAGCTCAGGAGCTTTTTTCAACTTTGGCCACTCTGATCCGCCAATAAAAATGGAAAAACTGACTTTGAACGGTATAGAAGCCTATCATGGCAATGCTGCAGTTGATTGTTATTTAGGTGTGACGAAGATGCATCCAGAGAGAAGATTTGAGTATGGCGGCGGTCATGTTATCGAAGAACTCATTTCAGGTAAAGAGATAGAACTTGAAGCTACAGCATATGGAACTGATTGTTATCCAAGAAAATTTCTTAGAACAATATTAACATTAGATGATTTAAATCAAGCAATATTATGTAATCCAAGAAATGCCTATCAAAGGTATGCTACCGCTACTAACAGCAGGGATGAAATAATCTATACATACATGGGAAAACTGTTGCCGAATTACGGAAATGCTACATATTCTGGCGCAGGATCTCTAAGTCCTCTATCTAACGATCCAGACTATGAGACTATAGGTATAGGGAATAGGATATTTCTGGGCGGAGGAATAGGATATATTACAAATGAAGGAACGCAACACGATCCAAAGAATAAACTAGGCACGATCATGGTTCATGGTGATCTTAAACAAATGAAACCAGAGTTTCTCAAAGGAGCTAGTTTCACAGGATACGGAACCTCGATTTACGTTGGTTTGGGTATTCCAATACCTATATTGAACGAAGGTTTAGCAAAAAAGACTGGGATAAGCGACGAAGAAATAAAATCCAATGTGCTAGATTATGCAGTTGGCAGAAGAAACAGGCCCGTATTAAAGGAAACTAATTATGCTGAGTTAAAATCTGGGAAAGTATTATTGGATGATAAAGAAATACCAGTAACACCGCTCTCTAGTATAAAAGAATCTGTTGAAATATCCAACATTCTCAAGAAATGGATAGAAAAAGGAACTTTCTTCTTAACAGCACCAGTGGAAAGACTTTCCAGGGATAGAATATTCAAACCTTTGAAGGTCGTAAGTGAGATTCCTCTAGCAAAAGAGATAATGAATGTGGCAGTAACATGCAAACTCAGCGATGATATTGACACAGTAGCTAAGAGGATAATTGATGAAAATGTAAATCATGTGGCTGTTGTAGATGAGGATTATAGGTTGCTGGGAATATCAACATCCTTTGATATAACCAAAGCAGTAGCGACTGGCAAAACAAAACTTTCTGATATCATGACTAAAAATGTAATTACAACAAAACCAGAAGATTCAGTTAATATCTGTGCTAAAAAGCTTGAGGAACATAATATTTCGGCTCTACCAGTTGTAGATAGGGATAATAAAATCATTGGAATAGTAACAAGCGAGAAAATTAGCAGCTTATTGGGTAAGGAGTGATTAAAAGATGAAGGTTGCTTTAAGAATTAAAACAGAAAATGTAACCGATCCTATAATATCCACTGTGATTCTGGAAAAGAAAGCGAGAATAAACATTCTAAGCGCTCAAATTAATGAAAAAGGCGGAAAAGTGTTATTAGAAGTACCTGATGAAAAAACAGAAGAAATCGTGAAAGCATTCAGAGATTTCGGCGTTGATGTAGAAGTAGGAAAGATCATCGAAATACTCAAGGATAAATGTATGGAGTGCGGACATTGCATAACACTGTGTCCAGTTGATGCGATCTTTTTCGAAAAAGATTACGCAATTGGTTTAGATGAGAATAAATGCATTCAATGTAGGGCATGTTTAGACTGTTGCCCAACCAGAGCTATCAAACTTTATGGTTGAATATAGATTGCCAAAAGAATTGATTAAATTTCGAGTAAAGATAGCTGATGCAGATGTATTTATTAAAACTGATTCAAACAAAGCTGCTTCAAATGCTTTAGAATCTATACTAAGAAATAGACTAAAAGTCGAGAAATATGCTCTAAAAAATCCAATTTTTTTAAAAGCGTTAGGTCCGATTCAAATAACTTCAGATTCGCCTGAAGTAATCAAGCGTATGGCTTATGCAGCTGAATCTGCTAATGTTGGACCAATGGCAGCTGTAGCTGGAGCAATCTCTGATTTAGCAGTAGAAAAGATGATTGAAGATGGTGCTAAAATAGCAATTGTCGAGAATGGTGGAGAAATTTCAGCAATTTCAAAAAGAGAATTTAACATTGCGATAAATACAGGTTCCCCATCTTTTTCAGAAGGTTTTGGCTTGAAAATACCTCCAGAGGATACGCCAATAGGTATTGGAACCAGTTCAGCTACAGTAGGTCCTAGCTTTAGTTTAGGTGACGCGGATGCTGCTACAGTAGTAGCAGATAATGCAGCTCTAGGGGATGCGGTTTCAACCTCTCTGTGCAATGAAGTTAAGACAAAAGATCTAAAAACATCAATAAAAAATGGACTAGAATTAGCAAAAAGAATTGAAGGTGTAAGGGGAAGTATAATAATTAAGGATAATGTTGTTGGATTAGCGGGAAAATTACCTCAAATGATATCTATAGAGTGACCGAATCTGAACGATTCTTAATCACCAATTCTTTCAATCTTTAATTTATAAAGCTCTACACCTGCGGCTTTGCACGATTTTATGATATTTTGCGAAAAATCAATACATACTATCGCCATCCTAATTTTATCCATATCAATATCATTCGCTTTGGAAAATTCTGTAGCCAAACGGCAAACTTGTGAAAAAGCTATATCTTTTGCGATTGTTTCAATTTCAATCACTACGAAATTTTCTTTTTCATCTTTGCATAGAATGTCAATTTCTCCATTTTCCAATAATACATTCAAGTCAACAAATTGCATGTTAGGCTCTAATATACTTGGAAATTCGGAGAGAATTTTTTGTATAGGATTTTCTAGTAAGCCTTTTGCATCCGCATAATCTCTTGGACCGTATTTTAGTATCTTAATGAGAAGGTCTTCGATCGTATTATAGGTTATTCCTAATAAATGTGGAAACACATTAATGGGCAAATCATATCGATAAAATAATAGAATTCTTGTGTTGGTGAGATTCAGGTTTTTTTGCCTGGATAGAGGGAGAATGTGATTCCCTGAACTCACTATTCTTCCTCTGACTTGAGGAGGAATAGATCTTATCTCAGATTTTAGCTTTTGACACTTATCCTCACTTAAATCTACTGAATTTATCACCTCATAATCTATTTTCCATTTCTTTTTTATTTCCTTTAAGGCATTGATAATATAATCAACTTTTGAGGAATATTCAGCATTACCATCAAAATATAGAACTAATTTATACATCCTTAAAATACCACATCAAATTTTGCAATGGACCTAGGATAAAGACGATTTGATTAAACGGTTTTTCAAGTAATTAAAAGATTATGAAAGACTTGATTTCTTTTTCCTTACATAAACGATTAAAAATTGACCTTTATTTTCCTTCAAATCAAAAAGGATATGTTAGCATTATTTATACTATAATTTCGCTTTAACTAATAGTCCCGCTAATTAACCATCTAGTGAATTATGTTGACAGAATTATCACAAATGCTTTCAAAGGTAGGCGATAAAAGCTCATTTCTAGGAATTAAGAGAGAGAAAATTTTTGGAAGATCTCTGAAAAACTATATCTCATTTTGTATTTGTTATTTAAAGGATCAAAAGGAAGAACTAAGAATAGTAAAACTCAAAATTCGACGCAGGGATCTAGACTATTTCAGTAAATGTATTGCCTCTAGACTAATTGATGATTCTGCTCATGCAAAATTATTTGCCAGCGAATGCGTTGAAATGAGAAAATTATTCAAAATAATCTTTCAATGTGAACTTGTACTTGAACAGGTTATTATTAGGTTGGAGACTCTACAGATCTTTTCAGAAATTTCTTATGTTATGGTGGTCTCGGTTGGCAGTGTTCTTGAAAGGATTAGGGATGAAGTCTCTGATTATATGCCTAAATTTTCCTATCAACTGGAGGATATTACATCAAAGTTAGATAATTTTACTTTAAGTTCTAGAATACAAGCTATTGAAGGAAACCCTTCTGAATTGTCAAGTGAATCAGCAATTCAAATATTTAATGAAGCAAGCATATTTGCTGAAAACGAAGTTAAGGATTCCTTTCCGGAATTGCCGATTGAAAGCACTGAAATATCTGGAATAAAAGAATTTGAATAAATGAGTTTGCTTTTTATGAACTAGAATATATCGAGTTGCTTTTTACCCTCAAATAATTAACCGATAGCGGTTTCACACTATTTTTATATCAAAATGTTTACCTTAATCAACTATTGTAGATACAGTTGTGAAGCCAATTGTCAGTAAAGATTGGGAATCTTATAGGAATCCCTATAGTCCTACATTATACTTGGTTTTTAGCTCTGATTTTCATATCCTGGACACTATCAATTGGATATCTTCCATCTCAATATCCCAATCTTTCAACAAAAGCCTATTGGATACTAGGAATAATATCTACTCTCTTACTTCTCATCTCTGTATTACTACATGAGCTCTCCCATTCTTATGTCGCAAAAAAACTTAATTTAAGCACAGCAAGAATTGTACTTTTTATCTTCGGAGGAGTTTCGCAAATAACTGAAGAACCAAAAGATCCTTCAGTTGAGTTTAAAGTATCGATTGTAGGTCCAGTAACCAGTTATATACTCGCATTAATATTCGGAATTCTTTGGTACGGTCTGAAACAATTGAATTATAGCCAATTTGTTTTGGCACCTTTTCATTATGGTATGTTGATAAATGCTCTACTTGGTTCTTTCAACCTTTTGCCAGCTTTCCCACTAGACGGCGGTAGAATACTTAGGGCGGGTTTATGGAAAAGGACAAATGATCTTGTCAAAGCTACAAATATAGCAAGTAAGATAGGTGTCGCGTTTGCTTATTTGCTTATGTTCATTGGTTTTATTTATGTTGTTTTTGGAGGATATATAGGCGGCATATGGTTGATTTTTATCGGATGGTTTGTAAAAAACGGCTCTGAAAGTAGTATGAAGCAAACAATAGTTGGAGAAGCATTAGCAGGATTTAATGTTAGTGATATAATGACGAAGAAAGTTCACACAATATCTGAGAACACTACGGCAAATGAAATCATTGAGAATTTCTTCAAGCATAAGCATGGTGGTTTTCCAGTAGTTGAAAACGATGAACTCACCGGCTGTGTAACAATTCAAGATGTTAAAAAAGTTCCGAAAGAAAAGTGGACTGCAACTAAAGCCAGTTATATAATGACTAAAAAGAAAGATCTAATTTTAACTACGCCTAATGAGCCTATTATTGATGCTATGACAAAAATGTCAAAACATAATATTGGAAGACTTCCTGTGGTTCATAAAGGAGAACTAATCGGCATCATATCCAGAAGCGATATCATGCATATTATTAAAGCAAAAACAGAATTTAAATAAATTATTCAAAATTGATGAAGTTGATAGGATTCAATCAATTTTCTCAATATTTTCAGAATCGAATCCTTTTCCGTTCCAGAGAAAGCACTTGAATTCATTATCTCTTTTTGAATATATGAGGTATAGATGGTCGGGATAATTAGCAGAAGAAAGATCAGTTGAAGAATAGTCTGCATCATAAAACGGATGGCTATGGTAAAAACCAATAACTTCCAACTTTCTCTTATCAGCATCTAAAAAAATTTCTAATTGCTTCTTTGGGTCAATTTGATAATTATCTGAAGACTCTAGAATATTTTTAGTCTTATGTACTTCTTTAACTGTTAATGTAGTTCCCTCTTTAA encodes:
- a CDS encoding UPF0280 family protein, which produces MPKELIKFRVKIADADVFIKTDSNKAASNALESILRNRLKVEKYALKNPIFLKALGPIQITSDSPEVIKRMAYAAESANVGPMAAVAGAISDLAVEKMIEDGAKIAIVENGGEISAISKREFNIAINTGSPSFSEGFGLKIPPEDTPIGIGTSSATVGPSFSLGDADAATVVADNAALGDAVSTSLCNEVKTKDLKTSIKNGLELAKRIEGVRGSIIIKDNVVGLAGKLPQMISIE
- a CDS encoding CBS domain-containing protein; this translates as MSVKIGNLIGIPIVLHYTWFLALIFISWTLSIGYLPSQYPNLSTKAYWILGIISTLLLLISVLLHELSHSYVAKKLNLSTARIVLFIFGGVSQITEEPKDPSVEFKVSIVGPVTSYILALIFGILWYGLKQLNYSQFVLAPFHYGMLINALLGSFNLLPAFPLDGGRILRAGLWKRTNDLVKATNIASKIGVAFAYLLMFIGFIYVVFGGYIGGIWLIFIGWFVKNGSESSMKQTIVGEALAGFNVSDIMTKKVHTISENTTANEIIENFFKHKHGGFPVVENDELTGCVTIQDVKKVPKEKWTATKASYIMTKKKDLILTTPNEPIIDAMTKMSKHNIGRLPVVHKGELIGIISRSDIMHIIKAKTEFK
- a CDS encoding endonuclease NucS, yielding MYKLVLYFDGNAEYSSKVDYIINALKEIKKKWKIDYEVINSVDLSEDKCQKLKSEIRSIPPQVRGRIVSSGNHILPLSRQKNLNLTNTRILLFYRYDLPINVFPHLLGITYNTIEDLLIKILKYGPRDYADAKGLLENPIQKILSEFPSILEPNMQFVDLNVLLENGEIDILCKDEKENFVVIEIETIAKDIAFSQVCRLATEFSKANDIDMDKIRMAIVCIDFSQNIIKSCKAAGVELYKLKIERIGD
- a CDS encoding 4Fe-4S binding protein — encoded protein: MKVALRIKTENVTDPIISTVILEKKARINILSAQINEKGGKVLLEVPDEKTEEIVKAFRDFGVDVEVGKIIEILKDKCMECGHCITLCPVDAIFFEKDYAIGLDENKCIQCRACLDCCPTRAIKLYG
- a CDS encoding CBS domain-containing protein codes for the protein MENIRTIEEINDKIKKGDAVVVTAEEMVDIVKEKGSKVAAKEIDVVTTGTFGAMCSSGAFFNFGHSDPPIKMEKLTLNGIEAYHGNAAVDCYLGVTKMHPERRFEYGGGHVIEELISGKEIELEATAYGTDCYPRKFLRTILTLDDLNQAILCNPRNAYQRYATATNSRDEIIYTYMGKLLPNYGNATYSGAGSLSPLSNDPDYETIGIGNRIFLGGGIGYITNEGTQHDPKNKLGTIMVHGDLKQMKPEFLKGASFTGYGTSIYVGLGIPIPILNEGLAKKTGISDEEIKSNVLDYAVGRRNRPVLKETNYAELKSGKVLLDDKEIPVTPLSSIKESVEISNILKKWIEKGTFFLTAPVERLSRDRIFKPLKVVSEIPLAKEIMNVAVTCKLSDDIDTVAKRIIDENVNHVAVVDEDYRLLGISTSFDITKAVATGKTKLSDIMTKNVITTKPEDSVNICAKKLEEHNISALPVVDRDNKIIGIVTSEKISSLLGKE
- a CDS encoding M67 family metallopeptidase, translated to KEGTTLTVKEVHKTKNILESSDNYQIDPKKQLEIFLDADKRKLEVIGFYHSHPFYDADYSSTDLSSANYPDHLYLIYSKRDNEFKCFLWNGKGFDSENIEKID